The genomic segment CTTCTATTATTTTTATTCCATCTTCTGTTTTTATCCTTGGTACTCTCGCATGTATATATGTTTCATATTGAAATAAATTTAAATGTCTCCATGTCTTTTTGACTGTATCGTAGGCTCCATATCTCTTCCCGTTTATTTCAAATTTCGCTCCTCTTTTGAAATTTACATATATGTTTACTTTATTCCCATCTTGTTCTATTTTTTCTATTCTCCATGGTTCATTTATATTTAGTATTTTTTCAAAAAATCTTGGCAATTCATTTATCATTTTGGTCCTCCTCCTTTTTTCTTTCATTCCTATAATATCATATTTTTTCTTTTTTTACCCACTGTTTTTAGAAGAGAACCGGTTTTAGGTTTAAATGATGCATTAGTTGAATTAACTGGAACTCTAGCAGGGTTAACATTTGCATTTCAAAATTCAAGACTTGTTGCATTATCTGGTTTAATCACAGGAATAGCTGCATCATTTTCTATGGCAGCTTCAGAATACTTATCCCAAAAAGCTGATAAAAATTCAACAAATCCTCTTAAAGCATCTATCTATACGGGTATAGCTTATATAATTACTGTAACTTTACTTGTTATTCCTTATTTTATTTTTTCAAACCCTCTTATTTCTTTAGCATTTACAATTATAAATGCGATTATCGTCATAGTATTTTTCTCTTTTTTTGTTTCTGTTGTTCAGGAAAAAACATTCAAGTATTATTTTTTTGAAATGCTAATAATTAGTTTTAGTGTTATGCTTATATCATTTGGTATTGGTCTAATTGCACGATATTTTTTCAATATTGATGTATAAAATTTGAATATATAGAAAACATAAAGCGGGGAAATTATCCCCGCTTTATTTTATATTAACCTATTAATTCTATTAATCCTAAAGATCCGTCTTTTCTTTTATAAATCACATTAACCTCTTCTGAATCAGAATTTCTAAATACAAAAAATTCATGTCCTAATAATTCCAATTGCATAACTGCTTCTTCAAGAGAATACATATTTAAATCAAAACGTTTTCTTTTATCTATTTTACTAAAAATATCTTCTTCTTCAACAATATTTGTATTAATTTCTTTTAATGGATTGACTGCATCATGATTTTGTAATTTGTCTTTAAATTTTTTCAATTTTCTTTCAAATGCATCTGAAACTTTATCAATAACCTCATAGAGATCTGTTCCTCTTTCTTCTACCTTTAAAAGGCTGCCTT from the Marinitoga hydrogenitolerans DSM 16785 genome contains:
- the hpf gene encoding ribosome hibernation-promoting factor, HPF/YfiA family, whose amino-acid sequence is MDYKLYTKNIELTKALEDYLEKRMEKIDRVFKKHNDLLMGTDIRVTKEREIFKVEVTSHLKFKGSLLKVEERGTDLYEVIDKVSDAFERKLKKFKDKLQNHDAVNPLKEINTNIVEEEDIFSKIDKRKRFDLNMYSLEEAVMQLELLGHEFFVFRNSDSEEVNVIYKRKDGSLGLIELIG